TGAGTACTATAATTTTGCATATAAGCTTCAAAATAACGAAAATTATATAAACCTGTTAATTGATCTGTTTCACTTTGTATTTTCCTATCTTCGTAATTTTTTGCGTTTTCTAACGCAATTCCCAAGAAATTATTTAGTATATTTAATATTGTAAATAAGTGCTCCGTAAAGGCTTGTTTATATTTCGATACGAAAACGATAATCGCAACAATTTCATTATTCCGTTTTACAGGCATAACAACAAGACTTTCCCCATCTTCGGGTATGGCACTATCACGTATATAATCCCATGCTTTCTTATGTTTATAATGCAGCATTTCTTCTTGTCTCCACGCTTGTTGGATAATAGTATTTCCTTCTTCAATACAAATAGAATCACGATAAACAAGACCTTCTAATTTAGTATAAGAACGAATTAATTTTAATTGTCTATTATCTACCACATCATAAGCAAAGGCATAATCTACAGCAAAGATTTCTGTAATATGGGTTAAAAAAACCGAAATAACATCATTCCGTTCTAACTTCCCTGTTAACGCCTGTCCTATTTCATTTGTTTGTTTTAAATAATAATTTACTGTTCTACTAGAATAGAATAGTTTCATAATAATAGAAATACTAATAAACGGTATGCCAACTACGTAAATACCAATAACACCAAATTTTTCATACATTAAATAGAGTATAAAACCAATTGGTAAAACAATTAAAGTCGTAATCATTTCCCACAAAAAACCTTCATCAAAGAATTTTGTTTCTTGTTCATAAAAAAAGCGTTTAACGAAGTGGAGGAAAATTTGATTAGAAAGAAAAACTGTTACCACATAACCAATTAATTGCAATTGTTGGGTGAAAGAATCTAAAACAATCGCTTCGTGTAAACCACCTATCCATTTATATACACTTGCCGATAAGACGGATATGAATAAAAACATAAGTAGATTAAGCGGAATTCGAAATGCCTGACTTTTATCTATTTTAAGTTTAATTAAAACAACAACTAATGCAATTTGCGTTAGTAATACTTCAATAAATAATCCGAATATTAAAAAGACTGCAAACCCAATACAATTCACCAAAAAAATCGGTGTTTTATTAACAATTATAGGAAAAAAGGAAACTGTGGCCATAATGATCGCAAATGACACGACACTTAACAACTGATCTTCATAATAAATTGGCCATGCAACATATGTCCAAACGATAGATAATGGCCAAATAATTAACCAAATTATCCAAAGTAACATTCTTTTTGATTTTAAGACCATCTAGTTTCCTCCTTTTACTGGTTCAGTCATTTAGTCATACATAAGTACTTCATTCAAAGTTTTCAGAATATATTAAAGATACCATAATAATTCTAATTACTCAAAAAAATCCCTAACTTTTCCAATAAAATCTAATGAACCTGTTATAAAAGTAATCTTATCCTTATCCTCATTTAAAATCTTTTGTAATGCCTGCTGCCAATCAGCTTCTTCTATTTTACCGTGGTTTTCAACTTGTTCATATAATTCTGATGCTTTTGCTGCCCTTTGATGGTCAAAACTTGTAAATGTAATAGTATCAAAATAACTCTCAAGCAAGCCAACCATTTGCTTTATTGGCTTATCAACGAATGCTGCGAAAAGTAATTGTTTTTCTTCTGTTGGGAAATACCGCTGCACCGTTTTTATAAACGCTGTAATTCCTTCTACATTATGGGCTCCATCAACAATTACTATTGGTTGATTTGATATTTGTTCAAACCGACCGAAAAGCGTTGCCTGACTCATGCCAGTTTCAACCGCATTTAATGCTTTAGAGAATCCACGATCACGTAGTTGCAACAATGCCATTACAGCAAGTGTAGCGTTATGAATTTGGTGTGTACCTCTCATTCTTAAAGTGATTGGATACGATACTTCTTTTGTTTGAAAAGTAAATGCCTCTCGTTTATTATCATCTATCCGCACATTCTGATAGTTAAAATCTTCACCGATTTGCACTAATTCAGCTTGATTATGTTCTGCGACATTTCTGATAACTTTCTCAGCAACTTTAGGCATTTCACCTAGTATTATGGGAACATAGCGTTTGATAATTCCAGCTTTGTGATGTGCTATTTCTTGATAAGTTTCTCCTAAAAATGTTCGGTGATCAATACCGATGGTTGTAATAATTGATAGAATAGGATTAATTGCGTTGGTTGCATCCTCCAGTCCTCCCATCCCTGTTTCAATAATTGCCAAATCAATATTTCCAGCAAAATAACCATAAGCAATAGCTACAATAATTTCAAAAGAACTTGGTGGATTATCTTGCAACTCAAGTATATGAATCGCTGGTAGTAACTGATTAAAAATTTCCATGAAAGATTGATCAGATATGGCTTGATGGTTAATTTGAATCATATCGTTTCGCTTCGCTATACTTGGCGAGGTGAATGTACCTATTTTATAATCACTTAAAACCATACAAGTAGAAATATATGTTAGTGTTGATCCTTTGCCGTTAGTCCCTGCTATATGTACAGATTCAAATTTCCTTTCTGGATGATCAAGTGCTTCTAATAAAATGTTCACTCTTTCTAATCCAGGCTTTATTCCACCACGTGTTCGGGCATTTAAAAATTCATCTACTTCTTCTATTGTATAAATCAAATCTTTAACCTACTTTCCTAAAGATACTTTTTCATTCATAATAAGATAGATATTACATCAAATAATAAGTTATTAGAGGTTTGAGAGAGGATTTTTTATATGTATGGTTGGGTTATTTATAATGGCAATTTGTCGAGTGATAAATTCATTAGTTTTTCAACATGGATACAGAATGCAGGTAACAAAGAAGGAATGACTATTGAGCAAGTTAAGAATGATCAAGTTCTTTCTATTGTAGATTCTACTGGATTAAACTTACTTCAGTCAATTAAACAAGACCATCTACCAGAATTCGTTGTATTTATTGATAAAGACATTCCATTAGCACGCCAGTTAGAATTAATGGGGATACGGGTCTTTAATTCTGCTGATGCGATTGAGTTATGTGATAATAAGGTATTAATGTACCAAGCTTTAGCACAAAAGAAAGTTACCATTCCCAAAACAATTATTGCACCAAAAGTTTTCTCAGATGTTACTAAACTGACGATGGAAAACTTTTATGAAATTGAAAAAGCATTAACATACCCACTGATTATCAAAGAAGGCTACGGTTCATATGGCGAACAAGTTTTTCTAATTAATGATCGTATCCAATTAATAGAGAGAATAAAACTACTTACTAATCGACCATTTCTATTTCAAGAATTTATTAAATCAAGCTATGGACGCGATGTTCGAATTAATGTTGTAGGAAATGAAGTTGTAGCAGCAGTAAAACGCTTTGCCACTGATGATTTCCGAGCAAATGTCCAATTAGGCAGTACAATGGAAACTTATCAACCTTCCGAGAAAGAAAAAGCTCTAGCTATCCAAGCAACGAAGGCTGTTGGAGCTGATTTTGCTGGTCTAGATTTATTGTTTGGTGAAAATGATCAACCTATTATTTGTGAAGTAAATACAAACGCCCATATAGAAAATATTTTTCATTATACAGGCGTAAATATTGCAGATCACATCATTGCATTTATTAAAAAGCAAGTTAATGAAAGATAAATGAATGTCGGATCTGGATTCTGCTTGTGTTTCGCCCGATTATGCTCGCGTTCGCTTGATTAATTGAATTATCGCCCGATTATGCCTGCGTTCGCCTGATTAATTGAATTATTGCCCGATTATACTCGCGTTCGCCTGATTTTCAAGTTTTTCGCCCGATTAAGCTTACTTTCGCCCAATTATTCCAGCTATCGCCCGATGCCAACTGATAGATAGAGCCCGATATACGAGAAAGCCTTCCACATATCCACATAAAAACAGCTAAAGTACGTAGCACCGCACTTTAGCTGTTTTCAATATAATTATCCTTGTAATTCTTTTATACGTTCTTCTACTTTCGCTCTTTTTTCTAAATAATCTTTTTCTTTTCCTTTTTCTTCAGCAACTACTTTTTCTGGTGCTTTACTAATAAAGCTTTCGTTGCCTAATTTTTTCTGAACACGTTCTACTTCTTTATTTAACTTATCAAATTCTGCTTGTAATCGCGCAATTTCTTTTTCAGCATCAATCAAACCTTCTAATGGTAAATAAAGATCTGCACCTGTTACTACAGCAGACATTGCTTTTTCTGGTACATCCACGTTTATTGAAATTGTTAATTCACTTGTGTTACAAAAGCGCTCGAGATAATGTCGATTCGCTTCTAGCTGTGCTTCTATCTCTGCACTATTTGCTTGAACAAACAAGACAATCTGTTTCGACATTGGTGTATCTACTTCGGCACGAATGTTTCGAACAGAACGAATAATGGCAACAAGACGTTTCATTTCTTCTGCTGCACTTTCGTCATGCAATTCATTACGGACTTCTGGCCAAGCTGCAC
The nucleotide sequence above comes from Paraliobacillus zengyii. Encoded proteins:
- a CDS encoding ATP-grasp domain-containing protein encodes the protein MYGWVIYNGNLSSDKFISFSTWIQNAGNKEGMTIEQVKNDQVLSIVDSTGLNLLQSIKQDHLPEFVVFIDKDIPLARQLELMGIRVFNSADAIELCDNKVLMYQALAQKKVTIPKTIIAPKVFSDVTKLTMENFYEIEKALTYPLIIKEGYGSYGEQVFLINDRIQLIERIKLLTNRPFLFQEFIKSSYGRDVRINVVGNEVVAAVKRFATDDFRANVQLGSTMETYQPSEKEKALAIQATKAVGADFAGLDLLFGENDQPIICEVNTNAHIENIFHYTGVNIADHIIAFIKKQVNER
- a CDS encoding GGDEF domain-containing protein; translation: MVLKSKRMLLWIIWLIIWPLSIVWTYVAWPIYYEDQLLSVVSFAIIMATVSFFPIIVNKTPIFLVNCIGFAVFLIFGLFIEVLLTQIALVVVLIKLKIDKSQAFRIPLNLLMFLFISVLSASVYKWIGGLHEAIVLDSFTQQLQLIGYVVTVFLSNQIFLHFVKRFFYEQETKFFDEGFLWEMITTLIVLPIGFILYLMYEKFGVIGIYVVGIPFISISIIMKLFYSSRTVNYYLKQTNEIGQALTGKLERNDVISVFLTHITEIFAVDYAFAYDVVDNRQLKLIRSYTKLEGLVYRDSICIEEGNTIIQQAWRQEEMLHYKHKKAWDYIRDSAIPEDGESLVVMPVKRNNEIVAIIVFVSKYKQAFTEHLFTILNILNNFLGIALENAKNYEDRKIQSETDQLTGLYNFRYFEAYMQNYSTQIKESNKSKICSLILFDLDHFKKINDTYGHECGNEILKAIAERVKTFIGDEGLVARYGGEEFVVFLPGRNAEDSQQRAEELRQVITNKTIRTYTHIQENEKCIDITVTISVGVASYPEHCEDPFELVRLADRAMYVGAKQKGRNRVAVYQS
- a CDS encoding bifunctional folylpolyglutamate synthase/dihydrofolate synthase, encoding MIYTIEEVDEFLNARTRGGIKPGLERVNILLEALDHPERKFESVHIAGTNGKGSTLTYISTCMVLSDYKIGTFTSPSIAKRNDMIQINHQAISDQSFMEIFNQLLPAIHILELQDNPPSSFEIIVAIAYGYFAGNIDLAIIETGMGGLEDATNAINPILSIITTIGIDHRTFLGETYQEIAHHKAGIIKRYVPIILGEMPKVAEKVIRNVAEHNQAELVQIGEDFNYQNVRIDDNKREAFTFQTKEVSYPITLRMRGTHQIHNATLAVMALLQLRDRGFSKALNAVETGMSQATLFGRFEQISNQPIVIVDGAHNVEGITAFIKTVQRYFPTEEKQLLFAAFVDKPIKQMVGLLESYFDTITFTSFDHQRAAKASELYEQVENHGKIEEADWQQALQKILNEDKDKITFITGSLDFIGKVRDFFE